The sequence CGCCGGCTCGTCACCGGCCGCCGCAAGGGCCTCGAGGCCGTCGCTCGCCTCGATCACGTCGTGGCCGGCCATTTCAAGCCGACGCACGAGCAGTAGCCTGATCGACGGTGAGTCCTCGGCGACCAGGACCCGGCTCAAAGCTCTCCGGAAAAGATGACCCGCCGGGCCTCGTCCCGGTCCAGTGGCAGCCACACGTTGAATGACGATCCTGTTCCGGCCTCTGATTTGACGGTGATCAGGCCGCGGTGAAGCTCGACCATTCCCCGGGTGATCGTCAGGCCGATGCCGGACCCGGGGTTGCCCTGGTTGTCCGAGGCCACGCCACGCTCGAAGCTGACGAAGGCTTTCTCAGGATCCGCGAAGGGCATCCCATCGCCATCATCGGTCACCACCAGCTGGACCCCGTATTCGACCTGCTCCGTCCTGACTTCAATCGTCGTGCCGGCCGGCGAATGGACGTGCGCGTTCTGGATCAGGTTGAAGGCGATCTGGAGGATCCGGTGGGGGTCGGCGTCGATTGGCGGCAGGTCCGTGGCGACCTGCACGTCGAGGATCTGGCCCTTTTCCTCGATCTGAGGTCGCAGGGTCTCGATCACCCCTCTGACGATCGGGCTGACCTCGACCTTTTCGAGCTCCAGCCGGAGCTCGCCGAAGCTGTTCTTCGTAAGGTCGACGATGTCGTCGACCAGGCTGGACAGGTGGTTGGCATTCCGCAGGATGACTGAGGCAGCCTCGGCCTGGGACGGGCTCAGCGTTTCCCGTTCGAGCTCGAGGATCTCGGCGAAGCCGAGCAGCGCGGTCAGCGGCGACCTCAGCTCGTGCGAGGCCGCGACGACAAAGGTGATGCGACGCTGGACCACCCGGTCGGTGATGCTGGCGTCCCAGGCGACGAGCACCCTCGAACCGTCGTCGGGGTGCCGGTCGCTGATCAGCCATTCGAGCAGGGGCAGCCCGGGGTCGGTGCGAAAGACGACCCGCTCGCCGCGCAGCAGCATGCGGTCGATCTTCTCCTCGTTGATCACCGGCCGCAGGCATTCCCAGATGTCGCTGCCCGGTTCGATCATCGGCGCGATCTCGGCGGCCAGCTGGTTACGATGCAGCACGGTCATGTCCGCTCCGATCGAGATCAGGGCGCTGGGCACAAGGTCGAGAATCTTCTCGAAGTGGTCCCGCTCGAGCATCGTCAGTGCCGACGTTACCTGGGTCGCGGCCCATAAGCTAGCGGCAATGAGCGCCGATACGGATGGAATCTCGCACGGGCCCCTCGAGGACTGGTTCCGGGAGAGGGTTGATGGCCTCGAGCCCCCTCTCGACTACGACAAGATCCACGGAGGACTTTCCAACCTGACCTACCTGGTCACCGACCAGGGCACGGCCCGCTGGGTCCTCCGCCGCCCGCCGCTCGGCACCCGCCTGGGTTCGGCCCATGACATGGG is a genomic window of Thermoleophilia bacterium containing:
- a CDS encoding HAMP domain-containing histidine kinase — protein: MLERDHFEKILDLVPSALISIGADMTVLHRNQLAAEIAPMIEPGSDIWECLRPVINEEKIDRMLLRGERVVFRTDPGLPLLEWLISDRHPDDGSRVLVAWDASITDRVVQRRITFVVAASHELRSPLTALLGFAEILELERETLSPSQAEAASVILRNANHLSSLVDDIVDLTKNSFGELRLELEKVEVSPIVRGVIETLRPQIEEKGQILDVQVATDLPPIDADPHRILQIAFNLIQNAHVHSPAGTTIEVRTEQVEYGVQLVVTDDGDGMPFADPEKAFVSFERGVASDNQGNPGSGIGLTITRGMVELHRGLITVKSEAGTGSSFNVWLPLDRDEARRVIFSGEL